GAGGTGCTCGACGTCGTGCTGGACGAGGAGGGGGTCGACCCGGCCGCCGTCGTCCTGTGCCACATGGACCCCTCCGGCGGGGACCCCGACCACCAACGGTCGGTGGCCGCCCGGGGCACGTTCCTGGAGTTCGACATGGTGGGCATGCCCTTCGACTTCCCCGGGGAGGGCCGGTCGCCGTCCCCGGCGGAGACCACCGCCGCCGTCGTGGCCCTGGTGCAGGCCGGGCACGGCTCCCGGGTCCTGCTCTCGCACGACCTGTTCCTCAAGGCGATGCTCAGCCGCTTCGGCGGCAACGGGCTGGCCTACGTCCCCGTCGTCTTCGCCGACCGGCTGCGCGCAGCCGGCCTCGCCGAGGACGTGGTGACCGCACTCATGACCGACAACCCGCGGACGTTGTTCGACGGCGCCGCACGGAAGGAACGCTGACCGATGGCCCGGATACTGATCGCCGGTGAGAGCTGGATGACCACCTCCACGCACGTCAAGGGGGTCGACGAGTTCTCCGTGCACTCCTACGTGGAGGGCGTCGGACCGCTGCGGGACGCGCTCACCGGCCGTGGCCACGTGGTGGAGCACCTGCCGGCACACCTCGTGCCGACGCGGTTCCCGGGGGACGCCGCCGCGCTGGCCGCCTACGACCTCGTGGTGCTCTCCGACATCGGCGCCAACTCCATCCAGCTGTCGCCCCAGGTCTTCGAGCGGTTCCAGCCCGGCGAGGACCGCCTCGCGGCGCTGCGCGACTGGGTGGGCGACGGCGGGGCGCTGCTGATGATCGGCGGCTACCTGTCCTTCAGCGGGTTCCAGGCGCGGGCGGCGTTCCGGCAGACGGCGATCGCCGACGTCCTCCCGGTGACGATGCTGGCCGAGGACGACCGGGTGGAGAGCCCGGCCGGTGTCGTGCCCACCGTGGTCGACGCCGGCCACGCCGCGCTGGGCGGAGCCGGCGCCGAGTGGCCCGGGCTGCTCGGCTACAACCGGGTGGTCGCGAGGGGCGGTGCCGAGGTGCCGGTCCTGGTGGGGGAGGACCCCCTGGTCGCGCTGGCCCCCTTCGGCGCCGGCCGGGCCGGGGTCTTCACCTCCGACTGCTCGCCGCACTGGGCGCCGCCGGCCTTCTGCGAGGAGTGGCCGGGTTACGCGGCCCTCTTCGACGGCCTGGTGCGCTGGCTGGTCCGCGGGTGACCGGCGGCCGCTCGGCACGGCTGGTCGAGCGGCACGCCGCGCTGCTGGACCGGGCCTGCGACGTCCGGTTCGTCCGGGAGGCGACGGCGGGCACGCTCGCCGCCGGCGACTTCGCCCGGTACCTGCTGGTCGAGGAGGCGTTCGTGCTGACCGCGAGCCGGGTCCTCGGCCGGGTCGTGTGGGAGTCGGACGGGTGGGCGGAGCTCCTGCCGTCGGCCCGGTCGCTCACCAACCTCGTCACCGAGCAGCGTGACTACTTCGCGGGACTGCGCCACCGCTGGCCGGTCGAGGACGCACCGGCGACGCTCGCGCGCGCCCAGGTGCTCTCCGAGGTGGTGCTGCGGCAGGTGACCGAGTCCGGCCGGCCGGCCGCGCTCACCGGGATGCTGGCCGCCGAGACGATGTACGCCCGCTGGTGCACCGCGGCGGCTGCGCAGCCGGCCGACCGGGACCCCGACCTACAGGCGTGGATCGACCTGCACGCCGAGCCCGCCTTCCTGGGGCAGGTGGCGGCGCTGCGCGCCGACGTCGACGCCCTCCCGACGGAGCTGGCCGACGACGCCGCCCTGGACCGGTGGTACGCCGCGGTGCTGGAGGCGGAGATCGCCTTCCACGACGCCGTCCACGGCTGAGCCGGGTCCCGGTTCCACGTGGAACCGGGACCCGGGGGCAGGATGGGGCCGACGGCGAGGAGGCCCGACGTGAACGAGTTCGACCTGGTGCTGCCGACGGCGGTCGACGTCCGCGAGGTGGGGATGCGGGACGGTCTCCAGCTCGAGGACCCGGTCCCCCTGGCCGGCAAGCTGGCCATGCTCGAGGCCCTGGTGGCCACCGGGGTGCGGCGGATCGAGGTGACCTCGTTCGTCTCGCCGAAGGCGGTGCCGGCCCTCGCCGACGCCGACCAGGTCGCCGCCGAGCTGCACCGCTTCGACGGGGTGCACTTCTCCGCCCTGGTGGCCAACCCCCGGGGGGCGGTCCGTGCGGTCGACGCCGGCATCGCGCACCTGGAGTACGTGGTCTCCGCCGACGACTCGCACAGCCGGGCGAACGCCGGCCGTTCCACCGCCGAGGCCGTCGCCGCGGTCGGGGAGATCGCCGAGCTCGCCCACGGCGCCGGCGGCTCCCTGGAGGTCATCGTCGCCACCGCCTGGGACTGCCCGTTCGACGGGCGGACGCCGGTGGCCCGCACCGTCGACGTCACCCGGGCGGCGGTCACCGCCGGCGCCGACCAGCTCTGCCTGGGCGACACGATCGGCACCACCACCCCGGCCCGCGTCGTGCGGCTGCTCGACGAGGTGCGCCGGGCCTGCCCGGGGGTGCCGCTGGGCGTGCACTTCCACGACACCCGCGGCACCGGCCAGGCCAACGCCCTGGCCGCCCTGCAGGCCGGGGTCACCCAGCTCGACGCCTCCGTCGGCGGCCTGGGCGGCTGCCCGTTCGCGCCCGGCGCCAGCGGCAACATCGCCACCGAGGAGCTCGTCTACTGGCTGGCCGACGCCGACGTGGCGACCGGCATCGACCTGGACGCCGTCCTCGCCGCGGCCGCGGTCACCGAGCGCGCCGTCGGCCACGAGCTGCCCAGCTCGCTGTACCGGGCAGGCGGTCGCAACGAGCCCCGCGGCCCGGTCCTGGCCGGTGGGTGACCGGCCGCACCGTGCCTCATCGGGTCGCGCGTGATGGGATCGACGGCGTGAACCCAGCAGCGGACGTCCCCCCGGCAGTGGTCGACCCCGCGGTGATGCGGGACGTGCTGGGGCACTTCGTCTCCGGCGTCACCGTGGTGACGGCGATGGCCGCCGACGGCCCGGTGGGCTTCACCTGCCAGTCGTTCAGCTCGCTGTCCCTGGACCCGCCGCTGGTCGCCTTCGCCCCGGCCCGCACCTCGCGCACCTGGCCGCAGCTGCGGGAGGCCGGCCGGTTCTGCGTCAACGTGCTCGCCGACTCCCAGAGCGGCCTGTCCCGGCAGTTCGCCCGCTCGGGCGCCGACAAGTACGCCGGGGTGCAGTGGTCGCCCAGCCCGCACGGCTCCCCCGTGCTCGCCGACGTCGTCGCCTGGATCGACAGCGAGCTGTGGGCCGAGTACGACGGCGGTGACCACACCATCGTCGTCGCCCGGGTGCTGGACCTCGGCGCCGACGCCTCGCGCACGCCGCTGCTCTTCCACCGCGGCGCCTACGGCCTCCAGCAGGCCCGGCTGGAGCCCGAGGAGCGCTGAGCCCCGCTCAGCCGAAGCGCAGGGCGAGCACGGCGACGTCGTCCCGGCGGTCGGGGTCGGGGCCGACGGCGTGCACGCACAGCGCGGCCGGGTCGTCGCCGACCGGGGCGTCGCGCAGCCGCTGCACGAGGGCGGCGATCCCCTGGTCCAGGTCCTCCCCGGGGCGTTCGATCAGCCCGTCGGTGTAGGCCACCAGCGTCGCCCCGGGCGGGATCTCCACCGCGCGGGACGCCCGCCGGTGCGTGACGTCGACGCCGATGAGCATCCCGGTGATCCCGTCGAGCATCTCGACCGTGCCGTCGACGTGCCGCAGCAGCAGCGGCGGGTGCCCGGCGTTGGCCAGTTGCAGCCGCCAGGGCTCGCCTTCCGCGCTGGGCCGTTCGACCCGGCCGTAGACCATCGTCGCCATCGGGGCCACGTGCAGGCCCTGCACCAGCCGGTCGACCCGGCCGAGGATCTCTCCCGGGTCGCCCTCGCCGGCGTCCCAGGCGCACGCCCGCAGCAGACCGCGCAAGTGCCCCATCGCGGCGGCCGCGGCGACGTCGTGCCCGACGACGTCGCCGACGGCCAGCCCCACGCTGCCGTCGGGCAGGTGCAGCAGGTCGTAGAAGTCGCCGCCGACGTCGGCGGAGCTCGACGCGCTGAGGTAGTGGGCGGCGGCCACCACACCGGGGATCTCCGGCAGCTCCGGCAGCAGCGAGCGCTGCAGCGTCTCGGCGACGCTGTGCTCCTGCTGGTACAGCCGCACGTTGTCCATCGCCATGGCGGCCCGGCGGGAGAGGTCGCGGGCCAGGTCGACGTCGTCGGCGCCGAACCGCCGGGCCTGGGTCTCGGCGACCAGGGTGAGGGCGCCGAGCGTGCGGCGGCGGGCGACGAGGGGGACGGTGAGCTGGGAGGAGGTGCCCAGTTCGCCCATCACCGCCCGCAGCGCGGGGTCGGGGGCGGCCGCGGCCAGGAACTCGGGGGTGATCTCCGGGAGCAGGACCGGCTCGCTGGAACGCAGCACCCGCCGGATGGGGGCGGCCTCGGGCAGGTCGGCGATGCGCAGCGCGGCGAACCGGCGCAGCTCCTCGGTCATGCCCCGCCGGTGGGCGGAGGAGGTGCCGCTGACCGCGCCGTGCTCGTCGACCAGGGTCACGAACACCCAGTCGGCCAGCAGCGGGACGCAGAGCGACGCCAGCCGGTCCAGCAGGTCGTCCATGTCCAGGGTCGCGCTCAGGGTGCTGGTGGCCTCGGCCATCAGTGCCAGCCGGCTCTGCGCCCGCTCGGCCTCGACCCGGGCCGCGTCGGCGGCCGCGTGCGCCTCCTCGGCGTCCCGCCGGGCGGCCCGCTCGGCGGCGAACGCGGCCTTGCGGTCGTCCTCGACCCGCACCCGCTCGGTCACGTCGGTCTGCACGCCGACGAAGCTGACCAGCGTGCCCTCGCCGTCGAACACCGGCGTGATGGACAGCTGGTTCCAGAAGGCCGTGCCGTCCTTGCGGTAGTTCAGCAGCGTGGTGGTGACCGGCTGCTCGTCGCGCAGGGCCTGCCGGAGGTCGTCGACGGCCTTGCGCTCGGTGGCCGGGCCCTGCAGGAAACGGCAGTTGCGCCCGACGCTCTCCTCGTAGCTGTACCCGCTGATCCGGCTGAAGGAGGGGTTGACCCACACCAGCGGGTCGTCGTCCTGCCGCGGGTCGGTGATGGTGAACGCGATGTCGGTGGCGACGACGGCGCGCTCGCGCAGTGCCTGGAGCTGGGCCTCGGGGTCGATGCTGCCGTCGGCGTCGTCGAGCTTGAGGAAGACCACCAGCGACAGCCGCTGGGCGCTGGCGTCGGCCGACAGCGGGAACCCGGTCACCCACAGCACCTGATCGGGCTCGCCGACGCCGGCGGCGGCGCGCGCGTCGTCGGAGCTGCGCCGCGGGTTCAGCCGCACCGCCTCCCCGGCGACCGGCCGGCCGGCCGCCACCAGGGACAGCGGGCCGGAGGTGCTGGCCAGCGGTGACCCGCCGAGGTCGGTGAGCCCGGCGGCGGCGCCCCAGGTGTCGACGGGGACGGGCAGGCCGATGTTGCCGGCCAGCTCGTTCGCCGCGGTGTTGGCGTAGGTGACCGTGCCGGCGTCCTGGTCGATGACCAGGACGGCGACGGGGACGTCGGAGAGGACGCCGGGCAGCGTGTACTGGGCGTGGCCGTCGTAGCTGGAGACCATCGCCTCGGCGGCCCCGACGATGGACGCCTGCTGGCGCCGCTCACCCGGCTCGGCGGTGGCGGTCAGACCCTCGGCGAGCACGGTGGCGGCCTCGGGCGGGACCTGACCCGCGGACGGCAGCTGACCGGGTCGTCTCTCTGACGGCACCGAGCGATGCTACGAGACCAGCTCCGGTTGTGCACCACGGAGCTGGCGTGAGCACCCCGGTCGGGTCAGTCCCTGCGGTCGGGCGCGTCGCGCCAGGCCGGCCCGTCGGCGACCTGGGAGCGGCGCCGCAGCCACAGCAGGCCGAGCACCGGGAGCAGCAGGGGCACGTACCCGTAGCCCTGCCCGTACCCCGACCACACGGTGGCGTCCGGGAACGCCGCGGGATCCAGCAGGGACAGCGTGCCCACCACCAGGACCCCGGCGAGCTCGACCGAGCAGGCGACGACGGCGGTGCGCCGGCCACCACGGCCACCGCGGGCCAGCCCGACCGTGGCGATCACGTAGACCACCGCCGCGGCGGCGGACAGCAGGTAGGCCAGCGGCGCCTCGTCGAACTGCGTCGACAGCTGGACCGCCGCCCGGGCGCCCGCGGCGAGCGCGAACACCCCGTAGAGCGCGACGAGCACCCGCCCCGGGCCGCGGATCGTCCCGGGGTCGGCGTCCGTCGACTCCCGCGCCGGGCGGCCCAGCGCACCGCCGTCGGTTCCCCGGCCCTCAGCCACCGGTGACCTCCCACAGGTCCAGCAACCGCCAGAGCATCACGGCGACGGCCAGCGCGGCGACCCCGAGCACGGTGCCCGCCCAGCGGGTCGGCTCCGAGCGGGCCCAGAGCACGCCGGCCACCGGCAGCAGCACGACGCTGAACAGGTAGGCGAGGAACGTGGCGAGCTCATCGGGCCGGTCGCCACCGGCGAGGGCGGCGACCGCCAGGCCGAGCTGCACCAGCAGCACGAGCTCGAGCACCGCGGCCCCGGCGAGGTGCGCGGTGCCGATCCGGCGGCGCAGCGCGGTGCTCAGGCCGCCGAGGGCGGCCAGCACGACGGCGACGACGGTGCCGGCGACGACGAGCGGCGTGCTCACCGGCGGCGACCGGTCAGGAGGGGTGGCACGCCCCCATCCTGCCCGGCGGCCGGATCAGCGGTGCACGGTGGACATGTCCGGGTACCGGTCACCGGCCGTGGCCCCGGCGGGTGCCGCCTCGTCGAGCGCCCGCAGGTCCTCGTCGGTGAGGACGACGTCGGCGGCGGCGGCGTTCTCCTCCAGGTACCGCACCCGCTTCGTGCCCGGGATCGGCACGACCGCCGGGGCGCCGTCCCGCCCGGACTGCGCCATCACCCAGGCGAGCGCCAGCTGGGTGGCGGTGACGCCCTTGGCCTCGGCCAGCTCGCGGACCCGGTCCACGAGCTCCAGGTTCCGGGCGAACGCCGCCCCCTGGAAACGGGGGTTGCGACGGCGGAAGTCGTCGGGCTCGAGGTCGTCGACGCTGCGGATCTGGCCGGAGAGGAAGCCGCGGCCGATCGGCGAGTAGGCGACGAACCCGATGCCCAGCTCGGCGCAGGTCGCCAGCACCCCGTCCTCCTCCGGGTCGCGGGTCCAGAGTGAGTACTCCGTCTGCAGCGCCGTGACCGGCAGGACGGCGTGCGCCCGGCGGATGGTGTCCGGTGCGGCCTCGGAGATGCCGGCGTACCGGATCTTCCCGGCCTCCACCAGCTCGGCGAGCGCGCCCCAGGTCTCCTCGATCGGCACGGTCGTGTCGACCCGGTGCTGGTAGTAGAGGTCGATGACGTCGACGCCCAGCCGCTGCAGGGACGCGTCGCAGGCGCGGTGCACGTACTCGGCGCGGCCGTTGATCCGGATGAACGAGCCGTCCTCGCCGCGCTCGTTGCCGAACTTGGTGGCCAGCACGACCTCGTCCCGGCGGCCGGAGATGGCCTGGCCGACCAGGCGCTCGTTGGTGAAGGGGCCGTACATGTCGGCGGTGTCGAGGAAGGTGACGCCGAGGTCCAGCGCCCGCTGGACGGTGCGCTCGGCCTCGGCCTGGTCGCCGGTGCCGTAGAACTCGCTCATGCCCATGCAGCCCAGGCCCTGGGCGGAGACGGTCAGGTCGCGGAGCACGCGTGTCTGCATGCCCCCCTCCTGCCCGCCGCCCGGGGGGCGCAACCGGCACCTGGGCGCACTCCCCGCCGCCGGGTTCCACGTGGAACGCTGCCGTCACAGTGGTCGCCTACGGTGGACCGGTGACCAGCGCACCCCGACGGTTGGCCGGCCACCGCACGCGGCGGGCACCGAGCGCCCCGCTCACCAGCCGGTCCTGGCAGCAGCCCGCCGCCCATGAGCTGGAGGGCATGGAGCACGACGCCGTCCTGGACATGGGCTGGGGCCGGCTGGTGTTCGGGCAGACCTTCGCCGACCTCTCCGGCGTGCTGGCCGCCCTGCGGGCCGAGGAGTCCGGGCGGCGGGACATCTGCGTCTACCCCTGGGACCCGCAGGTGCTCGTGGGGATGGCCCCCGACGAGCTGTTCATCGACCCCTCCTTCGTCTACCGGCTGCCGCTGCACCGCTACCGGCCCCGGGAGGAGGTCATCCGCGGCGTCTTCGTCCGCACGGTGACCTCCGCGGCGGAGATGGACCGGATCAACGAGCTCTACGCCCGCGCCGGCATGGTCACCGGTGACGCCGCGACGATGTGGCGCAACCACCGCACCCGCACGTTCACCTACCTGGTCGCCGAGGACCGGCGGACCGGCCAGGTGATCGGCACGGTCACCGGCGTCGACCACCGGCTGGCGTTCGGCGACCCCGACGGCGGGGCCAGCCTGTGGTGCCTGGCCGTCGACGCGCAGGACGCCCCGGCGGGCGCCGGTGAGGCGCTGGTGCGGGTGCTGGCCGAGCGGTACGCGGCCCGGGGCCGGGCGCACCTGGACCTGTCGGTCATGCACGACAACCGCGCGGCGATCGCGCTGTACCGCAAGCTCGGGTTCTCCCGGATCTCCGCGGTGTGCGTCAAGCGGAAGAACCCGATCAACACCCCGCTGTTCGCCGCTCCCCCACCCGGGCTCAACGAGCTCAACCCCTACGCGCGGGTCATCGCCGACGAGGCGCTGCGCCGCGGCATCCGCGTGGAGGTCACCGACGCCGAGTTCGGCGAGCTGCGGCTGGCGCTGGGCGGGCGCTCGGTGCTGACCCGCGAGTCGCTGTCGGAGTTCACCTCCGCGGTGGCGATGAGCCGGTGCGACGACAAGCGGGTGACCCGCCGGATCATGGAGCGCGCCGGGGTCCGGGTGCCCCGCGGCGCGGTGGTGGCCGATGGCTCCGACGCCGGTGCCCGGCAGCTGCTGGCCGAGTGCGGCGCCGTGGTGGTCAAGCCGGCCCGGGGCGAGCAGGGCAAGGGCATCACCGTCGGCGTCCGCGACG
The Modestobacter marinus DNA segment above includes these coding regions:
- a CDS encoding glutamine amidotransferase, which gives rise to MARILIAGESWMTTSTHVKGVDEFSVHSYVEGVGPLRDALTGRGHVVEHLPAHLVPTRFPGDAAALAAYDLVVLSDIGANSIQLSPQVFERFQPGEDRLAALRDWVGDGGALLMIGGYLSFSGFQARAAFRQTAIADVLPVTMLAEDDRVESPAGVVPTVVDAGHAALGGAGAEWPGLLGYNRVVARGGAEVPVLVGEDPLVALAPFGAGRAGVFTSDCSPHWAPPAFCEEWPGYAALFDGLVRWLVRG
- a CDS encoding TenA family protein — translated: MTGGRSARLVERHAALLDRACDVRFVREATAGTLAAGDFARYLLVEEAFVLTASRVLGRVVWESDGWAELLPSARSLTNLVTEQRDYFAGLRHRWPVEDAPATLARAQVLSEVVLRQVTESGRPAALTGMLAAETMYARWCTAAAAQPADRDPDLQAWIDLHAEPAFLGQVAALRADVDALPTELADDAALDRWYAAVLEAEIAFHDAVHG
- a CDS encoding hydroxymethylglutaryl-CoA lyase; this translates as MNEFDLVLPTAVDVREVGMRDGLQLEDPVPLAGKLAMLEALVATGVRRIEVTSFVSPKAVPALADADQVAAELHRFDGVHFSALVANPRGAVRAVDAGIAHLEYVVSADDSHSRANAGRSTAEAVAAVGEIAELAHGAGGSLEVIVATAWDCPFDGRTPVARTVDVTRAAVTAGADQLCLGDTIGTTTPARVVRLLDEVRRACPGVPLGVHFHDTRGTGQANALAALQAGVTQLDASVGGLGGCPFAPGASGNIATEELVYWLADADVATGIDLDAVLAAAAVTERAVGHELPSSLYRAGGRNEPRGPVLAGG
- a CDS encoding flavin reductase family protein, coding for MNPAADVPPAVVDPAVMRDVLGHFVSGVTVVTAMAADGPVGFTCQSFSSLSLDPPLVAFAPARTSRTWPQLREAGRFCVNVLADSQSGLSRQFARSGADKYAGVQWSPSPHGSPVLADVVAWIDSELWAEYDGGDHTIVVARVLDLGADASRTPLLFHRGAYGLQQARLEPEER
- a CDS encoding PP2C family protein-serine/threonine phosphatase, whose amino-acid sequence is MPSERRPGQLPSAGQVPPEAATVLAEGLTATAEPGERRQQASIVGAAEAMVSSYDGHAQYTLPGVLSDVPVAVLVIDQDAGTVTYANTAANELAGNIGLPVPVDTWGAAAGLTDLGGSPLASTSGPLSLVAAGRPVAGEAVRLNPRRSSDDARAAAGVGEPDQVLWVTGFPLSADASAQRLSLVVFLKLDDADGSIDPEAQLQALRERAVVATDIAFTITDPRQDDDPLVWVNPSFSRISGYSYEESVGRNCRFLQGPATERKAVDDLRQALRDEQPVTTTLLNYRKDGTAFWNQLSITPVFDGEGTLVSFVGVQTDVTERVRVEDDRKAAFAAERAARRDAEEAHAAADAARVEAERAQSRLALMAEATSTLSATLDMDDLLDRLASLCVPLLADWVFVTLVDEHGAVSGTSSAHRRGMTEELRRFAALRIADLPEAAPIRRVLRSSEPVLLPEITPEFLAAAAPDPALRAVMGELGTSSQLTVPLVARRRTLGALTLVAETQARRFGADDVDLARDLSRRAAMAMDNVRLYQQEHSVAETLQRSLLPELPEIPGVVAAAHYLSASSSADVGGDFYDLLHLPDGSVGLAVGDVVGHDVAAAAAMGHLRGLLRACAWDAGEGDPGEILGRVDRLVQGLHVAPMATMVYGRVERPSAEGEPWRLQLANAGHPPLLLRHVDGTVEMLDGITGMLIGVDVTHRRASRAVEIPPGATLVAYTDGLIERPGEDLDQGIAALVQRLRDAPVGDDPAALCVHAVGPDPDRRDDVAVLALRFG
- a CDS encoding aldo/keto reductase, whose protein sequence is MQTRVLRDLTVSAQGLGCMGMSEFYGTGDQAEAERTVQRALDLGVTFLDTADMYGPFTNERLVGQAISGRRDEVVLATKFGNERGEDGSFIRINGRAEYVHRACDASLQRLGVDVIDLYYQHRVDTTVPIEETWGALAELVEAGKIRYAGISEAAPDTIRRAHAVLPVTALQTEYSLWTRDPEEDGVLATCAELGIGFVAYSPIGRGFLSGQIRSVDDLEPDDFRRRNPRFQGAAFARNLELVDRVRELAEAKGVTATQLALAWVMAQSGRDGAPAVVPIPGTKRVRYLEENAAAADVVLTDEDLRALDEAAPAGATAGDRYPDMSTVHR
- the ngg gene encoding N-acetylglutaminylglutamine synthetase, with translation MTSAPRRLAGHRTRRAPSAPLTSRSWQQPAAHELEGMEHDAVLDMGWGRLVFGQTFADLSGVLAALRAEESGRRDICVYPWDPQVLVGMAPDELFIDPSFVYRLPLHRYRPREEVIRGVFVRTVTSAAEMDRINELYARAGMVTGDAATMWRNHRTRTFTYLVAEDRRTGQVIGTVTGVDHRLAFGDPDGGASLWCLAVDAQDAPAGAGEALVRVLAERYAARGRAHLDLSVMHDNRAAIALYRKLGFSRISAVCVKRKNPINTPLFAAPPPGLNELNPYARVIADEALRRGIRVEVTDAEFGELRLALGGRSVLTRESLSEFTSAVAMSRCDDKRVTRRIMERAGVRVPRGAVVADGSDAGARQLLAECGAVVVKPARGEQGKGITVGVRDEPALERAVALAVQYCPDVLVEELVAGDDLRVVVIDHRVVAAALRRPAEVVGDGRQDVTALVRETSRRRQRATGGESSIPLDDATAEVVADAGHTMDDVLPRGERLRVRRTANLHTGGTIDDVTDRLHPDIAAAAVRASRAIGIPVTGLDFMVPDVAGPEHVFIEANERPGLANHEPQPTVARFVDLLFPETRRADR